A region of Nitrospirota bacterium DNA encodes the following proteins:
- the ffh gene encoding signal recognition particle protein, translating to MFESLSERLDGILKKLKGRGLLREDDIAAAMKEIRIALLEADVSFKVVKDFTEKVKDRAVGKEVIDSITPGQQVVKIVHDELCALMGGGQSKISLAPNPPTVIMLVGLHGSGKTTTIAKLAKKFKKDGRRPMLVALDTERPAAIEQLKALGSQIEVPVYETKPGDNPVGVFPMALKKANVDGRDVILLDTAGRLHIDDDLMVQLEDIKRESNPHEILLVADAMTGQDAVNIAKSFNDRLDLSGIILTKMDGDARGGAALSILSITGKPIKFIGVGEKIDFLEPFSPDGMASRILGMGDVVSLVEKAQEAVDVKESMKLEESLKKDRFTFEDLKSQIKQIKKMGPLENVLNMIPGMSKQLKGVNIDDSAFVSVEAIIDSMTKDERANRVLITAGRKKRIAAGSGRTIAEVNKLLKQHLGMKKMMKRFKMGKGFSMPQFKF from the coding sequence ATGTTTGAATCATTATCAGAAAGATTAGACGGCATATTAAAGAAGCTGAAGGGCCGCGGCCTCCTTAGGGAGGATGATATCGCTGCCGCCATGAAGGAGATAAGGATCGCGCTCCTTGAGGCTGACGTGAGCTTTAAGGTCGTCAAGGACTTTACTGAAAAGGTCAAGGACAGGGCCGTAGGCAAAGAGGTCATTGACAGCATCACTCCGGGCCAGCAGGTCGTAAAGATAGTTCATGATGAGCTCTGTGCGCTTATGGGCGGAGGCCAGAGTAAAATATCCCTTGCCCCGAATCCGCCGACTGTCATTATGCTGGTAGGCCTGCACGGTTCAGGTAAGACCACTACAATAGCCAAGCTTGCAAAGAAGTTTAAAAAAGATGGAAGAAGGCCGATGCTTGTCGCGCTGGATACTGAAAGGCCGGCAGCGATAGAGCAGCTTAAGGCGCTTGGTTCGCAGATCGAAGTTCCTGTTTATGAGACAAAGCCCGGAGATAATCCGGTTGGTGTATTTCCAATGGCTCTTAAGAAGGCAAATGTCGATGGAAGAGATGTCATTCTGCTTGATACAGCCGGACGTCTTCATATAGATGATGACCTGATGGTGCAGCTTGAGGATATCAAGAGAGAATCAAACCCGCATGAGATACTGCTTGTTGCCGATGCCATGACAGGACAGGATGCCGTTAATATCGCAAAGTCATTTAACGACAGGCTTGACCTGAGCGGCATCATCCTCACAAAGATGGACGGTGACGCGCGAGGCGGCGCCGCTCTGTCTATACTTTCTATTACCGGGAAACCCATAAAGTTCATAGGAGTCGGTGAAAAGATAGATTTCCTCGAGCCCTTCAGCCCTGATGGAATGGCTTCAAGGATACTCGGCATGGGGGATGTCGTCAGCCTTGTCGAGAAGGCTCAAGAGGCTGTGGATGTAAAAGAGTCAATGAAGCTTGAAGAGAGCCTGAAAAAGGACAGGTTCACCTTTGAGGATCTCAAGAGCCAGATAAAACAGATAAAAAAGATGGGCCCTCTGGAAAATGTCCTGAATATGATCCCCGGAATGAGCAAACAGCTTAAAGGTGTCAACATAGACGACAGCGCTTTTGTCAGTGTTGAGGCGATTATCGATTCCATGACAAAGGATGAGAGAGCGAACCGTGTTCTCATAACCGCCGGCAGAAAGAAGAGAATAGCTGCAGGGAGCGGCAGGACCATTGCTGAAGTCAATAAACTGCTCAAGCAGCATCTTGGCATGAAAAAGATGATGAAGAGGTTTAAAATGGGTAAAGGCTTCAGCATGCCGCAGTTTAAATTTTAA
- the rpsP gene encoding 30S ribosomal protein S16, with protein sequence MVKIRLTRKGAKKQPFYRVIVADSRKPRDGVFLEIIGTYNPLTDPSTIKIDTERAKYWLGCGAQPSSSVKKLLQISGI encoded by the coding sequence TTGGTAAAGATAAGACTAACAAGAAAAGGCGCAAAAAAACAGCCGTTTTACAGGGTGATCGTGGCAGACTCAAGAAAGCCGAGAGACGGAGTATTTCTTGAGATAATCGGGACATATAACCCCTTGACTGATCCTTCAACGATCAAGATCGATACGGAAAGGGCTAAATACTGGCTCGGTTGCGGGGCACAGCCATCATCTTCAGTAAAAAAACTTTTGCAAATCTCCGGGATCTAA
- a CDS encoding KH domain-containing protein, translating to MKELVEKMAKSLVDNPDEVSVAEIDGEKTVVFELRVATGDLGKVIGKQGKTARAMRTILSATGTKLGKRAVLEILE from the coding sequence ATGAAAGAGCTGGTTGAGAAAATGGCTAAGTCGCTGGTTGACAACCCGGATGAGGTATCAGTTGCTGAGATAGACGGGGAGAAGACTGTGGTTTTTGAGCTTCGTGTCGCAACAGGCGATCTCGGAAAGGTGATCGGGAAGCAGGGCAAGACAGCAAGGGCGATGAGGACAATCCTGAGCGCTACAGGTACAAAGTTAGGGAAGCGCGCTGTCCTTGAAATTCTGGAATAA
- the trmD gene encoding tRNA (guanosine(37)-N1)-methyltransferase TrmD, translated as MRCDVLTIFPEIISAYLDEGILKKAQQKGLLDARVCNIRDFAAGRHKETDDYPFGGGPGMVFKPEPVFKAMDALSEDGEPRRVVLLTPQGKTFDQAMAEEFSREEKRLVFICGRYEGIDERVRFSLVDEEVSIGDYVLTGGELAALVIIDAVTRLIPGVLGDERSIEDESFSWGLLDYPHYTRPREFRGLGVPEVLISGNHKDIEAWRRKEALRKTMQMRPELLKKINLTDLDKILISEIKEEQ; from the coding sequence ATGAGATGTGATGTTTTAACTATCTTCCCTGAGATAATAAGCGCTTATCTTGATGAAGGAATTCTAAAGAAAGCGCAGCAAAAGGGGCTGCTTGACGCAAGAGTCTGCAATATAAGGGACTTTGCCGCAGGCAGGCATAAAGAAACAGATGATTATCCCTTTGGCGGCGGGCCGGGCATGGTATTTAAACCCGAGCCGGTATTCAAGGCGATGGATGCCCTTAGTGAGGATGGGGAGCCGAGAAGGGTTGTCCTTCTGACTCCGCAGGGAAAGACCTTTGACCAGGCAATGGCAGAGGAATTCTCAAGGGAAGAGAAGAGGCTGGTATTTATATGCGGCCGTTATGAAGGAATTGACGAGAGGGTAAGGTTCTCGCTTGTTGATGAAGAGGTCTCTATCGGAGACTATGTATTGACAGGCGGGGAACTCGCTGCCCTTGTCATAATAGATGCTGTTACAAGGCTTATCCCGGGTGTTCTGGGTGATGAAAGGTCGATTGAGGATGAGTCGTTTTCATGGGGTTTGCTTGACTATCCCCACTACACAAGGCCCAGGGAGTTCAGAGGGCTTGGAGTCCCGGAGGTGCTCATATCCGGCAATCATAAGGATATAGAGGCCTGGAGAAGGAAAGAGGCGCTGAGAAAGACCATGCAGATGAGGCCGGAACTGCTTAAAAAGATTAATTTAACCGACTTAGATAAAATACTGATCTCAGAGATCAAGGAGGAGCAGTAA
- the rplS gene encoding 50S ribosomal protein L19, giving the protein MNAIKTIEEGFKKEIPHFRIGDTVNVKMKVKEGEKERIQAYQGVVIARSGGSIRENFVVRKVSYGVGVERIIPLHSPLVDGIEVVKRGVVRRAKLYYLRGKKGKAAKIKEKSFISL; this is encoded by the coding sequence ATGAACGCTATAAAGACGATAGAAGAGGGTTTTAAGAAAGAGATACCCCATTTCAGGATAGGTGATACCGTTAATGTGAAGATGAAGGTCAAGGAAGGGGAAAAGGAGAGGATCCAGGCTTATCAAGGGGTGGTCATCGCCCGCAGCGGGGGCAGTATCCGCGAGAATTTTGTAGTCAGAAAGGTTTCATATGGAGTAGGAGTTGAAAGGATCATCCCCCTTCATTCTCCGCTTGTTGATGGGATTGAGGTCGTAAAAAGAGGCGTTGTGAGAAGGGCAAAGCTCTATTATCTGAGAGGCAAAAAGGGTAAGGCTGCAAAGATCAAAGAAAAGTCCTTCATCTCTTTATAA
- a CDS encoding ribonuclease HII — translation MNALPPNFLYDEDIRRYFSVIAGIDEAGRGPLAGPVVAAAVILPAGLVIHGLDDSKKIPEKKRKRIFWEVVSRCTDVGVGIIDAGIIDRINILQATKLAMKTALEGLVLKPDILLIDAVKLSDINIRQENIIKGDAKSASIAAASVVAKVVRDDIMLDYHVEYPGYNFIAHKGYGTRDHIECLSLHGPCPIHRKSFAKVKV, via the coding sequence ATGAACGCCCTACCGCCAAACTTTTTATATGATGAGGATATACGCAGGTACTTTTCTGTTATAGCCGGCATTGATGAGGCAGGAAGGGGGCCGCTTGCCGGTCCGGTTGTCGCAGCAGCGGTGATCCTTCCGGCGGGACTTGTCATACACGGGCTTGATGATTCAAAGAAGATACCCGAAAAAAAAAGGAAGAGGATATTCTGGGAGGTTGTGAGCAGGTGTACCGATGTCGGAGTCGGCATAATAGATGCAGGGATCATAGACAGGATAAATATTCTTCAGGCTACAAAGCTTGCCATGAAGACTGCGCTTGAGGGCCTTGTGTTGAAGCCGGATATTTTATTGATCGATGCTGTTAAACTGTCGGATATAAATATAAGGCAGGAGAATATAATAAAGGGTGATGCCAAAAGCGCTTCGATTGCCGCCGCATCTGTTGTTGCAAAGGTAGTAAGGGATGATATTATGCTTGATTACCATGTGGAGTATCCCGGTTACAATTTCATTGCTCATAAGGGATACGGGACCAGGGATCATATCGAATGCCTCTCTCTGCACGGGCCCTGCCCGATCCATAGAAAGAGTTTTGCCAAGGTTAAAGTTTAA
- the rpsO gene encoding 30S ribosomal protein S15: MATYNEKKTEIIKKFELHGTDTGSPEVQIALISERLNALMSHFQTHKKDQNSRKGLLKLVGRRRRLLGYLKKTERKRYDKLIDELGLRG; encoded by the coding sequence ATGGCAACTTATAACGAAAAGAAGACCGAGATAATTAAAAAGTTTGAACTTCACGGGACTGACACAGGTTCTCCGGAGGTTCAGATCGCTTTGATAAGCGAGAGACTAAACGCTCTTATGTCGCATTTTCAGACCCACAAAAAAGACCAGAACTCCAGAAAGGGGCTTCTGAAGCTTGTGGGGAGAAGACGCAGGCTGCTTGGCTATCTGAAGAAAACAGAGAGAAAGCGCTATGATAAGCTCATTGATGAGCTCGGCTTAAGGGGTTAG
- the pnp gene encoding polyribonucleotide nucleotidyltransferase, which translates to MIKKVELKVRSNSLVLETGKFAKQADGSVIVKYGDTMVLATVVAKKEARKDIDFFPLTIDYQEKTYAAGKIPGGFFKREGRATEKETLTSRLIDRPTRPLFPDGFYSETQGIVSVLSFGEENISDILGIIGMSAALSISNIPFDGPVGAVRVGILGGSFILNPNLQETDSCDFSLVVAGTENAVMMVEGGGTEVSEAVLLQALELAHNEIKRYVQLQKDFVSIAGKEKRTVTPPEANEELLNKISSLCIEKIKGAITIPDKLMRQSALDIIKSDAIAELNTAENDISRDISSGFEKIEKDLVRNMILEKGLRADGRKPDEVRKINCDVGILPRAHGSALFQRGETQALTVVTLGTSDDEQRIDSLEGEYKKAFMLHYNFPPFSVGEVKSLRGAGRREIGHGMLAERALKTMLPARDKFPYTIRIVSDILESNGSSSMATVCGGTMALMDAGVPIKAPVAGIAMGLIKEGDKTVVLTDILGLEDHLGDMDFKVTGTSEGITAFQMDVKISDVTKQIMEVALEQAKKGRLHILGKMNEVLTTPREDLAKYAPRIYTMMIKTDKIRDIIGTGGKVIRGIIEETGAKINVDDTGLVSIASNDEASAQKAIDIIKGILEEPEMGKIYNAKVMRVVDFGAFVEILPGKEALLHISQISNKRVENVSDEIKEGDVFPVKVIKLDKTGKVGVSRKDAMPENS; encoded by the coding sequence ATGATAAAAAAAGTTGAACTTAAAGTAAGAAGCAATTCGCTTGTCCTTGAAACCGGAAAATTTGCAAAGCAGGCAGACGGCTCTGTTATTGTAAAATATGGCGACACCATGGTGCTCGCGACAGTAGTTGCAAAGAAGGAAGCAAGAAAAGATATAGATTTTTTTCCACTCACCATTGACTATCAGGAGAAGACCTACGCTGCCGGCAAGATTCCCGGCGGTTTCTTTAAGAGAGAAGGAAGGGCGACTGAAAAGGAGACCCTGACATCCCGCCTCATTGACAGGCCGACAAGGCCTCTTTTTCCGGATGGTTTTTATTCAGAAACTCAGGGCATAGTCTCTGTCCTTTCATTTGGCGAAGAGAATATATCAGACATACTCGGCATTATAGGCATGTCTGCGGCACTTAGTATCTCTAATATACCTTTTGACGGCCCTGTTGGCGCTGTAAGGGTGGGCATCCTGGGCGGTTCATTTATCCTGAACCCGAACCTGCAGGAGACCGATTCATGTGACTTCTCTCTCGTTGTAGCAGGCACTGAGAATGCAGTTATGATGGTTGAGGGAGGAGGAACAGAGGTGTCTGAGGCTGTCCTTCTTCAGGCGCTTGAGCTTGCCCATAATGAGATAAAACGTTATGTCCAACTGCAGAAAGATTTTGTCTCAATAGCAGGCAAGGAAAAGAGAACGGTCACTCCGCCTGAGGCAAATGAAGAGTTATTGAACAAAATTTCTTCGCTCTGCATTGAGAAGATCAAGGGGGCAATTACGATCCCGGACAAATTGATGCGTCAGTCAGCCCTTGATATTATAAAAAGTGATGCGATTGCTGAACTGAATACAGCAGAGAATGACATATCAAGGGATATATCATCCGGATTCGAAAAAATAGAGAAAGACCTGGTCAGGAATATGATCCTCGAAAAGGGCCTTAGGGCTGACGGCAGAAAGCCGGACGAGGTCAGGAAGATAAACTGCGATGTGGGAATACTTCCAAGGGCTCACGGTTCAGCCCTCTTTCAAAGGGGAGAGACACAGGCTCTGACCGTTGTTACACTCGGCACCTCGGATGATGAGCAGAGGATAGATTCTCTTGAGGGAGAGTATAAAAAGGCGTTCATGCTGCATTACAATTTCCCGCCTTTCAGCGTAGGAGAAGTAAAATCTCTCCGGGGCGCGGGCAGGAGAGAGATCGGCCACGGCATGCTTGCTGAGCGTGCGTTGAAGACCATGCTTCCTGCAAGGGACAAATTCCCATACACAATAAGAATAGTATCCGACATACTTGAATCCAACGGTTCTTCTTCAATGGCTACCGTCTGCGGCGGAACTATGGCTCTTATGGATGCGGGCGTGCCTATAAAGGCGCCTGTTGCCGGTATAGCCATGGGACTCATTAAAGAAGGTGACAAGACAGTAGTTCTTACGGACATACTGGGACTTGAAGACCACCTCGGTGATATGGATTTTAAGGTGACCGGCACTTCAGAGGGGATAACCGCCTTCCAGATGGATGTCAAGATCAGCGACGTTACAAAGCAGATAATGGAAGTGGCGCTTGAACAGGCAAAGAAGGGCAGGCTCCATATTCTCGGGAAGATGAACGAAGTCCTTACAACGCCAAGGGAAGACCTCGCAAAGTATGCTCCGAGGATATACACCATGATGATCAAGACCGACAAGATAAGGGATATCATCGGAACGGGCGGCAAGGTCATAAGAGGCATAATAGAGGAGACCGGCGCCAAGATCAATGTAGATGATACGGGCCTTGTCAGCATCGCCTCAAATGATGAGGCATCAGCACAGAAGGCGATTGACATTATCAAGGGCATATTGGAAGAGCCTGAGATGGGTAAAATATATAATGCCAAGGTAATGAGGGTGGTTGACTTCGGCGCTTTTGTAGAGATATTGCCCGGAAAAGAGGCTCTGCTTCATATCTCCCAGATATCAAACAAGAGAGTTGAAAACGTCTCTGACGAGATAAAAGAGGGAGATGTCTTCCCTGTAAAGGTCATCAAGCTTGATAAAACCGGCAAGGTAGGCGTCAGCCGTAAAGATGCCATGCCAGAGAATTCATAA
- a CDS encoding insulinase family protein — translation MYKKTLLNNGIPLVSYKSNDVRSVCVGIWVNTGARYENLANNGISHFLEHMFFKGTLKRNAKEIAMESDNLGAELNAFTSTENTTFYIKVLDDHLGKALELLTDIFQNSTLPSEDIEKEKGIIAEEIKMVEDSPSDLVHDLFSKSVWSEEGLGLSVLGRLEVIDGFKRDTLTQYRKEKYGAGNIVVACSGNFNESLLVEHLEKTIGCLDNASTAGDLPLQKFNGALNIVAKDLSESHICLGLKGISAKSPERYKMYLLNTIIGAGASSRLFQEVREKRGLVYSIGSYNSSYSDNGLWGVYAGTDKSHVKEVVDITVNEIRNISDTVTSEELVRAKNQLKGSLIFALESMNSRMTSIARQEINYGRYYTPEETLKFVDSVSLEDLQAFARKLINNSPFALTVYGPVSEGDVNDFEKILK, via the coding sequence ATGTATAAAAAGACGCTCCTTAACAACGGTATCCCGTTAGTATCATATAAATCAAATGATGTCCGTTCCGTCTGTGTCGGCATCTGGGTAAATACAGGCGCAAGGTATGAGAACCTCGCGAATAACGGTATCTCGCATTTTCTGGAGCACATGTTCTTCAAGGGCACTCTGAAGAGAAACGCGAAGGAGATCGCAATGGAGTCTGACAACCTCGGTGCGGAACTCAACGCCTTCACTTCGACCGAGAACACAACCTTCTATATAAAGGTGCTTGATGACCACCTTGGCAAGGCGCTTGAACTCCTGACCGATATTTTTCAGAACTCTACACTTCCTTCCGAAGATATAGAAAAAGAGAAGGGTATTATCGCTGAAGAGATAAAGATGGTCGAGGATTCGCCGTCTGATCTGGTTCATGATCTCTTCAGCAAAAGTGTATGGAGCGAGGAGGGGCTCGGTCTTTCAGTTCTCGGAAGGCTTGAGGTTATAGACGGATTCAAGAGAGACACTCTTACACAATACAGGAAAGAAAAATACGGAGCAGGCAATATCGTTGTCGCGTGCAGCGGTAACTTTAATGAGAGCCTTCTTGTCGAGCATCTTGAAAAGACTATCGGGTGCCTTGACAATGCCTCTACAGCAGGAGATCTGCCGCTTCAGAAATTTAACGGCGCCCTTAACATTGTAGCCAAAGACCTCTCAGAGTCGCATATCTGTCTCGGCCTTAAAGGCATCTCTGCAAAGAGCCCTGAAAGATACAAGATGTATCTCCTCAACACGATCATCGGCGCCGGCGCAAGCTCAAGGCTCTTTCAGGAGGTAAGGGAGAAACGGGGCCTTGTATATTCAATAGGCTCTTATAACTCTTCATATTCCGATAACGGGCTCTGGGGCGTTTATGCGGGCACTGACAAGAGCCATGTCAAAGAGGTGGTTGATATCACCGTGAATGAGATAAGGAATATCTCAGATACGGTCACATCAGAAGAGCTTGTCAGGGCAAAGAACCAGCTTAAGGGCAGCCTTATCTTCGCACTTGAGTCCATGAACAGCAGGATGACCAGCATCGCAAGGCAGGAGATAAACTACGGCAGATATTATACGCCTGAAGAGACATTGAAATTTGTAGATTCAGTCTCTCTTGAAGACCTTCAAGCCTTTGCCCGAAAACTCATTAACAACAGCCCGTTTGCCCTGACAGTTTACGGCCCGGTAAGCGAAGGGGATGTTAACGATTTTGAGAAGATACTGAAGTAG
- a CDS encoding HigA family addiction module antidote protein: MIRIPTHREPTHPGEILLEEFLIPMGITQRELADEIHVPYQRINEIINKRRGVTPSTALRLAKFFGVSEDFWMNLQLRWDMHNAKLNEAKELKTIKAVRMNEALTHS; encoded by the coding sequence ATGATTCGCATACCAACACATAGAGAGCCGACCCACCCCGGTGAGATACTTCTTGAAGAATTTTTAATTCCTATGGGTATAACCCAGCGGGAATTGGCAGATGAAATCCATGTCCCCTACCAGAGGATTAACGAGATCATCAATAAACGCCGCGGCGTGACGCCCAGCACAGCTTTAAGACTCGCAAAATTCTTTGGTGTTTCAGAAGATTTCTGGATGAATCTGCAACTTAGATGGGATATGCATAATGCGAAACTGAATGAGGCAAAAGAATTAAAGACAATTAAGGCCGTCAGAATGAACGAGGCATTGACACATTCATAG
- a CDS encoding type II toxin-antitoxin system RelE/ParE family toxin — protein MQKESKNKEVINKDDRIGQHSIRINDQFRICFAWMDDGAEDVEITDYH, from the coding sequence ATACAAAAAGAATCAAAAAACAAAGAAGTGATTAATAAGGATGACCGAATTGGACAGCACAGCATACGGATTAACGATCAGTTCCGCATTTGTTTTGCGTGGATGGACGATGGTGCAGAAGACGTTGAAATTACCGATTATCACTAA
- a CDS encoding four helix bundle protein, which translates to MRDFKTLSVWGKAHRLTQKVYHATSSFPREEIYGLTSQIRRSGASVPTNIAEGCGRNSDAELARFLEIAMGSASELEYLLILTHDLHLLNSGDYNSLTSEVIEVKRMLATFIKKLRADN; encoded by the coding sequence ATGAGAGATTTCAAAACACTCTCTGTATGGGGCAAGGCACATAGGTTGACTCAGAAAGTTTATCATGCTACTTCATCATTTCCACGTGAAGAAATATATGGTTTAACGAGTCAGATAAGAAGATCAGGCGCTTCCGTTCCTACGAACATAGCAGAAGGATGTGGAAGGAACAGTGATGCTGAGCTTGCGCGTTTTCTTGAGATAGCGATGGGTTCAGCAAGTGAATTAGAATATTTACTGATATTAACCCATGATCTTCATCTGCTCAACAGTGGAGATTATAACAGTCTTACAAGTGAGGTAATAGAAGTTAAACGAATGCTTGCTACATTTATCAAGAAGCTGAGAGCTGATAACTGA
- a CDS encoding tyrosine-type recombinase/integrase — translation MRAECFSVHTLRHSFATHLLMSGVNIREIQTLMGHKNVETTMIYTHVIRDITKAPQSPLDSLYRKSNTPLTPLDRGE, via the coding sequence CTGAGAGCTGAATGCTTTTCAGTTCATACACTCAGGCACAGCTTCGCAACTCATCTGTTAATGAGCGGGGTAAATATCCGGGAGATACAGACTCTAATGGGACACAAGAATGTGGAAACAACCATGATTTATACTCATGTGATCAGAGATATTACTAAAGCTCCTCAAAGCCCGCTTGACAGTTTATATAGAAAAAGCAACACACCCCTAACCCCTCTTGATAGAGGGGAATAA
- a CDS encoding DUF3524 domain-containing protein, with the protein MPASQEKRLKVLVLEPYYGGSHRSFLNNISNLNFDFEIMTLSARKWKWRMRLAAPYFAEKLHKSDRKYDRILCSSFLDVASFRGMAPSWVRDVPLLTYFHENQFEYPVQVDDERDIHFGLTNLTTALSSDGIGFNSEYNLSTFLKGADDLLKIAPGMKLNDPLKSIRGKSRVISAGIDFSDIDSSAEEGRSGIPVILWNHRWEHDKCPEIFFKALYELDKEGIDFRLVILGESFQRSPNIFNEAKGILPHRILHSGYVDSRQDYCRWLKMCDIVVSTAAHEFFGISVLEAVRAGCRPLLPNRLSYPEIFPEEFLYGEKDLVKRLRGLVLKKKRLSAEESKRITEPHSWARLAHDYEEWLTFRRQ; encoded by the coding sequence ATGCCTGCTTCTCAGGAGAAAAGATTAAAAGTTCTTGTCCTCGAACCCTACTACGGCGGTTCGCACAGGTCATTCCTGAACAATATAAGTAATCTCAATTTTGATTTTGAGATCATGACGCTTAGTGCACGCAAGTGGAAGTGGCGGATGAGGCTTGCGGCGCCTTATTTTGCTGAGAAACTTCATAAGTCGGACAGGAAGTATGACAGGATACTCTGTTCATCTTTTCTTGATGTCGCCTCGTTCAGGGGCATGGCTCCTTCATGGGTGAGAGACGTCCCCCTGCTTACATATTTCCATGAGAACCAGTTTGAATATCCGGTTCAGGTTGATGATGAGCGTGATATTCATTTTGGCCTCACAAACCTGACAACAGCACTATCTTCTGACGGTATAGGGTTTAATTCTGAATACAACCTTTCAACTTTTCTTAAAGGCGCAGATGACCTTTTGAAAATAGCTCCAGGCATGAAGCTTAATGATCCCCTTAAAAGTATACGAGGAAAATCAAGGGTTATATCAGCAGGCATAGATTTCTCAGATATAGACTCATCAGCGGAAGAAGGCAGAAGCGGGATACCAGTAATACTGTGGAACCACAGGTGGGAACATGACAAATGCCCCGAGATCTTTTTTAAGGCGCTTTATGAATTGGATAAAGAAGGCATTGATTTCAGGCTGGTTATTCTTGGTGAATCTTTCCAGAGAAGCCCGAATATATTTAATGAAGCCAAGGGAATCTTGCCTCATCGAATCCTTCACTCCGGTTACGTGGATTCAAGGCAGGATTATTGCAGATGGCTGAAGATGTGCGATATAGTGGTTTCTACAGCAGCGCACGAGTTCTTCGGTATCTCTGTTTTAGAGGCGGTTCGTGCCGGATGCCGGCCGCTGCTTCCGAACCGGCTTTCGTATCCCGAGATCTTTCCTGAGGAGTTTCTGTATGGGGAAAAGGATCTTGTCAAAAGGCTTAGGGGACTGGTTCTTAAAAAGAAGCGTCTATCAGCCGAAGAATCAAAAAGGATTACAGAGCCGCATTCGTGGGCGAGGCTTGCGCATGATTATGAGGAGTGGTTAACTTTTAGAAGACAGTGA
- a CDS encoding Crp/Fnr family transcriptional regulator produces MQNQYNEYCSYLVGELTKLISINSEEFKILLDYFHCRNVAKGVTLWREGDSCDYIAFVASGRVMISKETELKGNPVVLGIYGTGSFIGALCILDNSGRAVTAETLDDTSLMIITKEDFDKLMNENPALWGKLLKGILLSVSKRLKSSFERLVTVF; encoded by the coding sequence ATGCAAAATCAATATAACGAATACTGCTCCTACCTCGTAGGCGAACTCACAAAGTTGATCTCCATTAATTCCGAGGAATTCAAAATACTGCTGGATTATTTTCACTGCAGGAATGTTGCCAAAGGCGTGACACTCTGGAGAGAGGGAGACAGCTGCGACTACATCGCATTTGTAGCATCGGGAAGGGTGATGATATCCAAGGAGACGGAGTTAAAGGGCAACCCTGTAGTGCTCGGCATCTACGGCACAGGGTCTTTCATTGGCGCGCTCTGCATACTTGATAACAGCGGCAGGGCTGTTACCGCCGAGACGCTTGATGACACCTCGCTCATGATAATAACCAAAGAGGATTTCGACAAGCTCATGAATGAAAATCCCGCGCTGTGGGGAAAATTGCTGAAGGGTATCCTTCTCTCTGTATCAAAGCGTCTGAAGAGCTCCTTTGAACGCCTCGTCACTGTCTTCTAA
- a CDS encoding PilZ domain-containing protein, which yields MGNQRRSKRINHRLDAEVVLEKKSYWGSIENFSEVGIFKISVPDEEVVEFIPGAGVLVRFQLPSKEEINLHCSIKWLRITPEPLAGIIYNMGMEIHNPPPQYLNFVHSLYVLE from the coding sequence ATGGGTAACCAAAGACGTTCAAAACGCATAAATCACAGGCTGGATGCTGAGGTTGTACTTGAGAAAAAGTCATATTGGGGATCAATTGAGAACTTCTCTGAAGTGGGGATCTTCAAGATATCAGTTCCTGATGAAGAAGTCGTCGAATTCATCCCCGGTGCAGGGGTTTTAGTAAGGTTTCAGCTGCCCTCTAAAGAAGAGATCAACCTGCACTGCTCTATAAAATGGCTGCGTATCACACCTGAGCCGCTTGCAGGGATCATATATAACATGGGCATGGAGATACATAACCCGCCGCCGCAATATCTGAACTTCGTTCATAGCCTTTATGTGTTAGAATAA